The Drosophila biarmipes strain raj3 chromosome 2L, RU_DBia_V1.1, whole genome shotgun sequence genome has a window encoding:
- the LOC108033629 gene encoding multidrug resistance-associated protein 1 isoform X8: MAEDTSSAMDRFCGSTFWNSTETWYTTDPDFTPCFEQTALVWTPCAFYWVFVIFDFYYLKASLDRNIPWNKLNVSKALVNLGLLVITALDLIMALIKKGGDSELPLYDVDVWGPIIKFATFLLLFIFIPLNRKYGVQTTGCQFIFWFLLTVLSIPRCRTEVRLDAERQKVLDSQQPTEQNFSWEEYQFVSFFVFFTFTCIMLILNCFADGMPEQSKYKRGENEIPELSASFLSRITYQWFDRMALKGYRNPLEEKDLWDLRPQDSCSEVMPIFAHHWNQNVRKNYKGRARVEPKAQFSNGNVTFENPHGEKNGRKKGVASIMPPIYKSFGGVFLFGALMKLFTDVLTFAQPQVLSLIISFVEAQETVAEPQWKGILYAVLLFVLAAAQTFILGQYFHRMFIVGLRIRTALINAIYRKALLISNSTKKESTVGEIVNLMAVDAQRFMELTTYLNMIWSAPLQIGLALYFLWQQLGPSVLAGLAVMIILIPVNGVIASRIKTYQIRQMKYKDERVKLMNEVLSGIKVLKLYAWEPSFEKQVLDIRDKEIATLRSTAYLNAGTSFLWSCAPFLVSLVTFATYVLTSEANQLSVEKVLVSIALFDLMKLPLTILPMLSVDIAETQVSVNRINKFLNSEELDPNSVLHDKSKPHPMSIENGEFSWGDEITLRNINIEVHKSSLVALVGTVGSGKSSVVQAFLGEMEKLAGVVNTVGKLAYVPQQAWIQNATVRDNILFGQPYDRKRYNKVIDACALRADIDILSAGDLTEIGEKGINLSGGQKQRISLARAVYSDADLYLLDDPLSAVDAHVGKHIFEEVIGPKGILARKSRVLVTHGVTFLPQVDSIYVMKMGEISESGTFDQLVKNKGAFADFIIQHLQDGNEEEEELNQIKRQISSTGDVPELLGSVEKAIKLARTESLSDSISVTSADSLMGGGGSLRRRTRRQNSHDSVASAASLKKKQEVEGKLIETEKSQTGGVKFAVYKHYIKSVGIFLSVATLVLNFVFQAFQIGSNLWLTQWANDQNVGNDTGLRDMYLGVYGAFGFGQVATNFFSSLAISLGCLKCSELLHQTLLYYNLRWPMELFDTTPLGRIVNRFSKDIDTIDNVLPFNIRVVIGQAFMVLATIVVISLSTPIFLAVIVPIALLYYFAQRFYVATSRQLMRLESVSRSPIYSHFSETVTGASTIRAYNVENRFIDESDAKVDKNQVCKYPSVIANRWLAIRLEMVGNLIILFASLFAVLGGQTNPGLVGLSVSYALQVTQTLNWLVRMSSDIETNIVSVERIKEYGETKQEAAWELEQDKSKPKNWPQEGRVEFQNFQVRYREGLDLVLRGVSFDIKGGEKVGIVGRTGAGKSSLTLALFRIIEAAGGRISIDGVDIATMGLHMLRSRLTIIPQDPVLFSGSLRINLDPFEIKTDDEIWKALELSHLKTFVKSLAAGLNHEIAEGGENLSVGQRQLVCLARALLRKTKVLVLDEATAAVDLETDDLIQKTIRTEFKECTVLTIAHRLNTILDSDKVIVLDKGQITEFASPTELLDNPKSAFYSMAKDANLV; the protein is encoded by the exons ATGGCGGAAGACACAAGCTCCGCAATGGACAGATTTTGTGGCTCCACATTCTGG AACTCAACGGAGACATGGTACACCACCGATCCGGACTTCACGCCCTGCTTTGAGCAGACGGCGCTGGTCTGGACGCCATGCGCCTTCTACTGGGTGTTTGTGATCTTCGACTTCTACTACCTGAAAGCCAGTCTGGACCGAAACATACCCTGGAACAAGCTGAATGTAAGCAAGGCGCTGGTGAACCTGGGCCTGCTGGTCATCACTGCCCTGGATCTGATTATGGCCCTGATCAAGAAGGGCGGCGATTCCGAGCTGCCCCTCTACGACGTGGATGTGTGGGGTCCCATCATTAAGTTCGCCACCTTCCTGCTGCTCTTCATTTTCATCCCGTTGAACCGGAAATACGGTGTTCAGACCACGGGCTGCCAGTTTATCTTTTGGTTCCTGCTTACCGTGCTGTCGATTCCCCGCTGCCGCACGGAAGTTCGGCTAGATGCGGAGCGTCAGAAGGTACTCGACTCGCAACAGCCCACGGAGCAGAACTTCTCCTGGGAGGAGTACCAGTTTGTCAGCTTTTTCGTCTTCTTCACCTTCACCTGCATCATGCTGATCCTAAACTGCTTCGCGGACGGTATGCCCGAGCAGTCCAAGTACAAGAGGGGCGAAAACGAGATTCCCGAGTTGTCGGCCAGTTTCCTCTCTAGGATCACGTACCAGTGGTTCGATAGGATGGCCCTCAAGGGCTATCGCAATCCGCTGGAGGAGAAGGACCTGTGGGACCTGAGGCCACAGGACAGTTGCTCCGAAGTGATGCCCATCTTCGCCCACCACTGGAACCAGAACGTGCGCAAAAACTACAAAGGCAGAGCTCGCGTCGAACCGAAAGCGCAGTTCAGCAACGGAAATGTGACCTTTGAGAATCCCCACGGCGAGAAGAATGGCCGCAAGAAGGGCGTGGCCAGTATTATGCCACCCATCTACAAGTCATTCGGAGGTGTATTTCTGTTCGGCGCCCTGATGAAGCTGTTCACCGACGTGTTGACATTTGCCCAGCCACAGGTTTTGAGTTTGATCATCAGCTTCGTTGAGGCACAAGAAACGGTAGCAGAACCCCAATGGAAGGGTATCTTGTACGCTGTCTTGCTTTTCGTGCTGGCCGCTGCCCAGACCTTTATTCTGGGCCAGTATTTCCACCGCATGTTCATCGTGGGTCTGAGGATCAGGACAGCTTTGATCAACGCCATCTACCGCAAGGCCCTGCTCATTTCTAACTCCACTAAAAAGGAGTCCACCGTGGGAGAGATCGTCAATTTGATGGCTGTGGATGCACAGCGCTTCATGGAGCTGACTACCTACCTGAATATGATCTGGTCGGCGCCTCTGCAGATCGGCCTGGCCCTTTATTTCCTCTGGCAGCAACTGGGACCGTCTGTTTTGGCCGGTCTGGCTGTAATGATTATCCTGATCCCCGTGAACGGAGTAATTGCCAGCCGCATCAAGACCTATCAGATTAGACAGATGAAGTACAAGGACGAGCGTGTTAAGCTGATGAATGAGGTTCTGAGCGGCATTAAG GTCCTCAAGTTGTACGCCTGGGAGCCGAGTTTCGAGAAGCAAGTGTTGGACATCCGTGACAAGGAGATTGCGACTCTGCGATCTACCGCATATTTGAACGCGGGAACCTCGTTCCTGTGGTCTTGTGCCCCCTTCCTG GTTTCCTTGGTCACGTTCGCCACTTACGTGCTGACCAGCGAGGCGAATCAGCTGAGCGTCGAGAAGGTGTTAGTCTCAATCGCCCTCTTCGACCTCATGAAACTCCCGCTGACCATTCTGCCCATGCTGAGTGTTGACATAGCCGAG ACGCAAGTTTCTGTGAATCGTATAAATAAATTCCTGAACAGTGAGGAACTGGATCCCAACAGTGTTCTACACGATAAATCCAAAC CCCACCCCATGAGCATTGAGAATGGCGAGTTCTCCTGGGGCGATGAGATTACGCTGCGCAATATCAACATTGAGGTGCACAAGAGCAGCCTGGTGGCCCTGGTTGGCACGGTGGGCTCCGGCAAGTCGTCTGTGGTGCAGGCCTTCCTTGGCGAAATGGAGAAACTTGCGGGCGTTGTCAACACAGTGGGCAAGCTGGCCTATGTGCCGCAGCAGGCGTGGATTCAGAATGCTACGGTGCGGGACAACATTCTCTTTGGACAGCCCTACGACCGAAAGCGCTACAACAAGGTCATCGACGCCTGTGCCCTGCGTGCCGATATCGACATTCTGTCGGCCGGAGATTTGACGGAAATTGGTGAGAAAGGCATTAATTTATCAGGTGGCCAGAAGCAGCGAATCTCGTTGGCCCGAGCCGTGTACAGTGATGCCGATCTCTATCTGCTGGACGATCCTCTGAGCGCCGTGGACGCCCATGTGGGTAAACACATCTTTGAGGAGGTAATCGGACCCAAGGGCATACTGGCGCGCAAATCACGCGTGCTGGTCACCCACGGCGTCACTTTCCTGCCCCAGGTGGACAGCATCTACGTGATGAAAATGGGCGAAATTAGCGAGAGCGGCACATTCGATCAGTTGGTCAAGAACAAGGGCGCCTTTGCCGACTTTATTATCCAGCATCTGCAGGATGGCAatgaagaggaggaggagcttaACCAGATCAAGCGGCAGATCTCCAGCACCGGAGATGTCCCTGAGTTGCTAGGCAGTGTCGAGAAGGCCATTAAGTTGGCGCGCACGGAAAGCTTGTCGGATTCTAT CTCCGTTACCTCTGCAGACAGTCTGATGGGCGGGGGAGGAAGTCTCCGTCGGCGGACTAGGCGTCAGAATTCCCACGACTCCGTTGCCTCCGCCGCATCCCTGAAAAAGAAGCAGGAGGTCGAGGGCAAGCTGATTGAAACTGAAAAATCACAGACTGGTGGCGTAAAATTTGCCGTATACAAACACTACATCAAGAGCGTTGGAATCTTCCTGTCGGTGGCAACATTAGTGCTCAACTTTGTTTTCCAAGCTTTCCAAATCGGCTCTAATCTGTGGCTCACTCAGTGGGCAAACGACCAAAACGTCGGCAACGACACAGGCCTCAGGGACATGTATCTGGGTGTCTACGGTGCCTTCGGATTCGGCCAAG TCGCGACGAACTTTTTTTCATCCCTCGCCATCTCATTGGGTTGTCTTAAGTGCTCGGAGTTATTACATCAGACCCTGCTGTACTACAATCTCCGCTGGCCGATGGAGCTCTTCGACACGACACCGCTGGGACGAATTGTCAATCGCTTTTCGAAAGATATCGATACAATCGATAACGTGCTGCCATTCAACATTCGTGTCGTCATTGGCCAGGCATTTATG GTTCTGGCTACCATTGTGGTAATTAGTTTGTCCACGCCGATTTTCTTGGCCGTCATCGTGCCCATCGCCCTCCTCTACTACTTCGCCCAGCGCTTCTACGTGGCCACATCCCGGCAACTGATGCGTCTGGAATCCGTTTCCCGTTCTCCGATCTACTCGCACTTCAGCGAAACCGTCACTGGAGCTTCCACAATTCGTGCCTACAACGTGGAAAATCG CTTTATTGATGAATCGGATGCCAAGGTGGACAAGAACCAGGTCTGCAAGTATCCCTCTGTGATAGCCAACCGTTGGCTGGCGATTCGTCTGGAGATGGTGGGCAATCTGATCATTCTGTTCGCTTCGCTCTTCGCCGTTCTCGGAGGACAAACCAATCCAGGTTTGGTGGGTTTGTCGGTGAGCTACGCTCTACAGGTGACCCAAACCCTTAACTGGCTGGTGCGCATGTCATCCGACATTGAGACCAACATCGTTTCCGTGGAGCGCATCAAGGAGTATGGTGAGACCAAGCAGGAGGCTGCCTGGGAGCTGGAGCAGGACAAGAGCAAGCCCAAGAACTGGCCGCAGGAGGGACGTGTTGAGTTCCAGAACTTCCAGGTGCGCTATCGCGAGGGGCTGGATCTGGTACTACGCGGAGTAAGCTTCGACATCAAGGGTGGCGAAAAGGTCGGCATAGTTGGTCGAACGGGAGCCGGTAAATCCAGTCTTACCTTAGCCTTGTTCAG AATCATTGAAGCTGCCGGTGGTCGCATCTCAATTGATGGAGTGGACATTGCCACCATGGGTTTGCACATGTTGCGCTCCCGTCTGACAATCATCCCACAGGACCCAGTGCTCTTCTCTGGCTCTCTGCGCATCAACCTAGATCCCTTCGAAATTAAAACAGACGATGAAATCTGGAAGGCCTTGGAGCTGTCCCATCTGAAGACCTTTGTCAAGAGTTTGGCAGCTGGTCTGAACCATGAGATTGCCGAGGGTGGCGAGAATTTGTCGGTGGGTCAGCGGCAGTTGGTTTGTTTGGCGCGTGCTCTGCTGCGCAAGACCAAAGTCCTGGTGCTGGACGAGGCCACAGCGGCTGTCGATCTGGAAACAGACGACTTGATCCAG aaaaCAATCCGCACCGAGTTCAAGGAGTGCACTGTCCTAACAATTGCGCATCGTTTGAACACTATTTTGGATTCGGACAAGGTGATCGTGCTGGACAAGGGACAGATCACGGAATTCGCATCACCCACGGAGCTGCTAGACAATCCCAAGTCTGCCTTCTACAGCATGGCCAAGGATGCCAACCTAGTTTAA
- the LOC108033629 gene encoding multidrug resistance-associated protein 1 isoform X6, which produces MAEDTSSAMDRFCGSTFWNSTETWYTTDPDFTPCFEQTALVWTPCAFYWVFVIFDFYYLKASLDRNIPWNKLNVSKALVNLGLLVITALDLIMALIKKGGDSELPLYDVDVWGPIIKFATFLLLFIFIPLNRKYGVQTTGCQFIFWFLLTVLSIPRCRTEVRLDAERQKVLDSQQPTEQNFSWEEYQFVSFFVFFTFTCIMLILNCFADGMPEQSKYKRGENEIPELSASFLSRITYQWFDRMALKGYRNPLEEKDLWDLRPQDSCSEVMPIFAHHWNQNVRKNYKGRARVEPKAQFSNGNVTFENPHGEKNGRKKGVASIMPPIYKSFGGVFLFGALMKLFTDVLTFAQPQVLSLIISFVEAQETVAEPQWKGILYAVLLFVLAAAQTFILGQYFHRMFIVGLRIRTALINAIYRKALLISNSTKKESTVGEIVNLMAVDAQRFMELTTYLNMIWSAPLQIGLALYFLWQQLGPSVLAGLAVMIILIPVNGVIASRIKTYQIRQMKYKDERVKLMNEVLSGIKVLKLYAWEPSFEKQVLDIRDKEIATLRSTAYLNAGTSFLWSCAPFLVSLVTFATYVLIDENNVLDATKTFVSLSLFNILRFPLTMLPMLITNLVQTQVSVNRINKFLNSEELDPNSVLHDKSKPHPMSIENGEFSWGDEITLRNINIEVHKSSLVALVGTVGSGKSSVVQAFLGEMEKLAGVVNTVGKLAYVPQQAWIQNATVRDNILFGQPYDRKRYNKVIDACALRADIDILSAGDLTEIGEKGINLSGGQKQRISLARAVYSDADLYLLDDPLSAVDAHVGKHIFEEVIGPKGILARKSRVLVTHGVTFLPQVDSIYVMKMGEISESGTFDQLVKNKGAFADFIIQHLQDGNEEEEELNQIKRQISSTGDVPELLGSVEKAIKLARTESLSDSISVTSADSLMGGGGSLRRRTRRQNSHDSVASAASLKKKQEVEGKLIETEKSQTGGVKFAVYKHYIKSVGIFLSVATLVLNFVFQAFQIGSNLWLTQWANDQNVGNDTGLRDMYLGVYGAFGFGQGVTSFFSDLAPALGSVHAARVLHSILLENVMKSPMAMFDTTPVGRILSRFSKDVETVDQKMPQVINECLWCAYEVLATIVVISLSTPIFLAVIVPIALLYYFAQRFYVATSRQLMRLESVSRSPIYSHFSETVTGASTIRAYNVENRFIDESDAKVDKNQVCKYPSVIANRWLAIRLEMVGNLIILFASLFAVLGGQTNPGLVGLSVSYALQVTQTLNWLVRMSSDIETNIVSVERIKEYGETKQEAAWELEQDKSKPKNWPQEGRVEFQNFQVRYREGLDLVLRGVSFDIKGGEKVGIVGRTGAGKSSLTLALFRIIEAAGGRISIDGVDIATMGLHMLRSRLTIIPQDPVLFSGSLRINLDPFEIKTDDEIWKALELSHLKTFVKSLAAGLNHEIAEGGENLSVGQRQLVCLARALLRKTKVLVLDEATAAVDLETDDLIQKTIRTEFKECTVLTIAHRLNTILDSDKVIVLDKGQITEFASPTELLDNPKSAFYSMAKDANLV; this is translated from the exons ATGGCGGAAGACACAAGCTCCGCAATGGACAGATTTTGTGGCTCCACATTCTGG AACTCAACGGAGACATGGTACACCACCGATCCGGACTTCACGCCCTGCTTTGAGCAGACGGCGCTGGTCTGGACGCCATGCGCCTTCTACTGGGTGTTTGTGATCTTCGACTTCTACTACCTGAAAGCCAGTCTGGACCGAAACATACCCTGGAACAAGCTGAATGTAAGCAAGGCGCTGGTGAACCTGGGCCTGCTGGTCATCACTGCCCTGGATCTGATTATGGCCCTGATCAAGAAGGGCGGCGATTCCGAGCTGCCCCTCTACGACGTGGATGTGTGGGGTCCCATCATTAAGTTCGCCACCTTCCTGCTGCTCTTCATTTTCATCCCGTTGAACCGGAAATACGGTGTTCAGACCACGGGCTGCCAGTTTATCTTTTGGTTCCTGCTTACCGTGCTGTCGATTCCCCGCTGCCGCACGGAAGTTCGGCTAGATGCGGAGCGTCAGAAGGTACTCGACTCGCAACAGCCCACGGAGCAGAACTTCTCCTGGGAGGAGTACCAGTTTGTCAGCTTTTTCGTCTTCTTCACCTTCACCTGCATCATGCTGATCCTAAACTGCTTCGCGGACGGTATGCCCGAGCAGTCCAAGTACAAGAGGGGCGAAAACGAGATTCCCGAGTTGTCGGCCAGTTTCCTCTCTAGGATCACGTACCAGTGGTTCGATAGGATGGCCCTCAAGGGCTATCGCAATCCGCTGGAGGAGAAGGACCTGTGGGACCTGAGGCCACAGGACAGTTGCTCCGAAGTGATGCCCATCTTCGCCCACCACTGGAACCAGAACGTGCGCAAAAACTACAAAGGCAGAGCTCGCGTCGAACCGAAAGCGCAGTTCAGCAACGGAAATGTGACCTTTGAGAATCCCCACGGCGAGAAGAATGGCCGCAAGAAGGGCGTGGCCAGTATTATGCCACCCATCTACAAGTCATTCGGAGGTGTATTTCTGTTCGGCGCCCTGATGAAGCTGTTCACCGACGTGTTGACATTTGCCCAGCCACAGGTTTTGAGTTTGATCATCAGCTTCGTTGAGGCACAAGAAACGGTAGCAGAACCCCAATGGAAGGGTATCTTGTACGCTGTCTTGCTTTTCGTGCTGGCCGCTGCCCAGACCTTTATTCTGGGCCAGTATTTCCACCGCATGTTCATCGTGGGTCTGAGGATCAGGACAGCTTTGATCAACGCCATCTACCGCAAGGCCCTGCTCATTTCTAACTCCACTAAAAAGGAGTCCACCGTGGGAGAGATCGTCAATTTGATGGCTGTGGATGCACAGCGCTTCATGGAGCTGACTACCTACCTGAATATGATCTGGTCGGCGCCTCTGCAGATCGGCCTGGCCCTTTATTTCCTCTGGCAGCAACTGGGACCGTCTGTTTTGGCCGGTCTGGCTGTAATGATTATCCTGATCCCCGTGAACGGAGTAATTGCCAGCCGCATCAAGACCTATCAGATTAGACAGATGAAGTACAAGGACGAGCGTGTTAAGCTGATGAATGAGGTTCTGAGCGGCATTAAG GTCCTCAAGTTGTACGCCTGGGAGCCGAGTTTCGAGAAGCAAGTGTTGGACATCCGTGACAAGGAGATTGCGACTCTGCGATCTACCGCATATTTGAACGCGGGAACCTCGTTCCTGTGGTCTTGTGCCCCCTTCCTG GTCTCATTAGTCACATTTGCCACTTACGTTCTTATCGATGAAAATAACGTGCTTGATGCCACCAAAACCTTTGTCTCATTATCATTATTCAACATTCTCCGTTTTCCGTTAACAATGTTGCCCATGCTGATCACCAACCTGGTGCAA ACGCAAGTTTCTGTGAATCGTATAAATAAATTCCTGAACAGTGAGGAACTGGATCCCAACAGTGTTCTACACGATAAATCCAAAC CCCACCCCATGAGCATTGAGAATGGCGAGTTCTCCTGGGGCGATGAGATTACGCTGCGCAATATCAACATTGAGGTGCACAAGAGCAGCCTGGTGGCCCTGGTTGGCACGGTGGGCTCCGGCAAGTCGTCTGTGGTGCAGGCCTTCCTTGGCGAAATGGAGAAACTTGCGGGCGTTGTCAACACAGTGGGCAAGCTGGCCTATGTGCCGCAGCAGGCGTGGATTCAGAATGCTACGGTGCGGGACAACATTCTCTTTGGACAGCCCTACGACCGAAAGCGCTACAACAAGGTCATCGACGCCTGTGCCCTGCGTGCCGATATCGACATTCTGTCGGCCGGAGATTTGACGGAAATTGGTGAGAAAGGCATTAATTTATCAGGTGGCCAGAAGCAGCGAATCTCGTTGGCCCGAGCCGTGTACAGTGATGCCGATCTCTATCTGCTGGACGATCCTCTGAGCGCCGTGGACGCCCATGTGGGTAAACACATCTTTGAGGAGGTAATCGGACCCAAGGGCATACTGGCGCGCAAATCACGCGTGCTGGTCACCCACGGCGTCACTTTCCTGCCCCAGGTGGACAGCATCTACGTGATGAAAATGGGCGAAATTAGCGAGAGCGGCACATTCGATCAGTTGGTCAAGAACAAGGGCGCCTTTGCCGACTTTATTATCCAGCATCTGCAGGATGGCAatgaagaggaggaggagcttaACCAGATCAAGCGGCAGATCTCCAGCACCGGAGATGTCCCTGAGTTGCTAGGCAGTGTCGAGAAGGCCATTAAGTTGGCGCGCACGGAAAGCTTGTCGGATTCTAT CTCCGTTACCTCTGCAGACAGTCTGATGGGCGGGGGAGGAAGTCTCCGTCGGCGGACTAGGCGTCAGAATTCCCACGACTCCGTTGCCTCCGCCGCATCCCTGAAAAAGAAGCAGGAGGTCGAGGGCAAGCTGATTGAAACTGAAAAATCACAGACTGGTGGCGTAAAATTTGCCGTATACAAACACTACATCAAGAGCGTTGGAATCTTCCTGTCGGTGGCAACATTAGTGCTCAACTTTGTTTTCCAAGCTTTCCAAATCGGCTCTAATCTGTGGCTCACTCAGTGGGCAAACGACCAAAACGTCGGCAACGACACAGGCCTCAGGGACATGTATCTGGGTGTCTACGGTGCCTTCGGATTCGGCCAAG GTGTTACGTCGTTCTTTTCGGACCTGGCTCCGGCGCTCGGCAGCGTGCATGCCGCGAGAGTCCTTCACTCGATTCTCCTCGAAAATGTGATGAAATCACCAATGGCCATGTTCGATACGACGCCGGTGGGTCGCATTCTGTCCCGATTCTCGAAAGACGTTGAAACGGTTGACCAGAAAATGCCGCAGGTCATTAATGAATGCCTTTGGTGTGCTTACGAG GTTCTGGCTACCATTGTGGTAATTAGTTTGTCCACGCCGATTTTCTTGGCCGTCATCGTGCCCATCGCCCTCCTCTACTACTTCGCCCAGCGCTTCTACGTGGCCACATCCCGGCAACTGATGCGTCTGGAATCCGTTTCCCGTTCTCCGATCTACTCGCACTTCAGCGAAACCGTCACTGGAGCTTCCACAATTCGTGCCTACAACGTGGAAAATCG CTTTATTGATGAATCGGATGCCAAGGTGGACAAGAACCAGGTCTGCAAGTATCCCTCTGTGATAGCCAACCGTTGGCTGGCGATTCGTCTGGAGATGGTGGGCAATCTGATCATTCTGTTCGCTTCGCTCTTCGCCGTTCTCGGAGGACAAACCAATCCAGGTTTGGTGGGTTTGTCGGTGAGCTACGCTCTACAGGTGACCCAAACCCTTAACTGGCTGGTGCGCATGTCATCCGACATTGAGACCAACATCGTTTCCGTGGAGCGCATCAAGGAGTATGGTGAGACCAAGCAGGAGGCTGCCTGGGAGCTGGAGCAGGACAAGAGCAAGCCCAAGAACTGGCCGCAGGAGGGACGTGTTGAGTTCCAGAACTTCCAGGTGCGCTATCGCGAGGGGCTGGATCTGGTACTACGCGGAGTAAGCTTCGACATCAAGGGTGGCGAAAAGGTCGGCATAGTTGGTCGAACGGGAGCCGGTAAATCCAGTCTTACCTTAGCCTTGTTCAG AATCATTGAAGCTGCCGGTGGTCGCATCTCAATTGATGGAGTGGACATTGCCACCATGGGTTTGCACATGTTGCGCTCCCGTCTGACAATCATCCCACAGGACCCAGTGCTCTTCTCTGGCTCTCTGCGCATCAACCTAGATCCCTTCGAAATTAAAACAGACGATGAAATCTGGAAGGCCTTGGAGCTGTCCCATCTGAAGACCTTTGTCAAGAGTTTGGCAGCTGGTCTGAACCATGAGATTGCCGAGGGTGGCGAGAATTTGTCGGTGGGTCAGCGGCAGTTGGTTTGTTTGGCGCGTGCTCTGCTGCGCAAGACCAAAGTCCTGGTGCTGGACGAGGCCACAGCGGCTGTCGATCTGGAAACAGACGACTTGATCCAG aaaaCAATCCGCACCGAGTTCAAGGAGTGCACTGTCCTAACAATTGCGCATCGTTTGAACACTATTTTGGATTCGGACAAGGTGATCGTGCTGGACAAGGGACAGATCACGGAATTCGCATCACCCACGGAGCTGCTAGACAATCCCAAGTCTGCCTTCTACAGCATGGCCAAGGATGCCAACCTAGTTTAA